Below is a window of Flavobacterium sp. N2820 DNA.
TTAGACCGTGTAGGAACAAATTTAACATGGAACTTTGATGATATTATGTTACCAGTTTCTGTTGCAAATACAACAATTGGTAAAGGATATGTAATGTTTAAAGTAAAACCAAAAGCGGGTTATGCTGTGGGTGATATTATTCCAAATACGGCGTCAATCTATTTTGACTTTAATCCGGCTATTGTAACCAATACATTCAATACAGAGTTTGTTGCAGCTTTAGGAACGAATTCTTTTGAAAGCAATCAATTTGGTTTTTATCCAAATCCTGCCAAAGACCAGCTAACAGTTACTTCAAACAACACCATTCATTCAATAAAATCGATTGTAATTTATGATGTGTTAGGAAAAGTAGTTCTTACAAAACAAGTAAGCAATACCGAAGCGCAAACTGTAAATATTACAGAATTAAATGCGGGTGTTTACATGATTGAAATTACGTCAAACAACAACGTGAAAGTAATGAAAAAACTAATGGTAGAATAATCATTAGATGCCTTAAATAGATAAACCGACTTCATTTTTTGGAGTCGGTTTTTTTTTGACATCAACTAACAATTCAATAATTTTTAGTAGTATTGTAATAAATAGCTGCCCATGAAATCTTTCGAATTGCTTTTACAAACCTTAAAAAGGATTACCATACTTGAGCCACAAGAGGAAGAGCTGTTTCTAAACGCATTTAAACCTCATACAATCAAAAAAAACGAACACTTTTTACAGGCTTCAGAGGTTTGTACTAAATTAGGATTTTTATGCAAAGGACTTGTTCGGTATTATGTGTTTAAAAATGATGAAGAAGCAACTTTAGAATTTACTAAAGAGGGCGAATTTGTAGCAGATTATGGGAGTTTTATTTCTAAAGAACCTTCAATACAAAACATCCAAGCATTAGAAGATTGCGAATTTTTAATCATTGATTACGATGAATTGCAAAAGCTCTATAAGGTTTCAAAAAATGCAAATTTATTAGGTAGAATCATCATTGAACATCGTTTTATCATCATGGTGAACCAATTACTAACTGTGCATCGGTATGCTCCCGAAGACCGTTATCGTTATTTCTTGCAACATTATAAAGAGTTAGCACAGCGCATTCCTCAATATTTAATTGCTTCTTATGTGGGTGTAAAACCCCAATCGTTAAGTAGAATTAGAAAACGCATTTATTAACTTAGGTGCATCAATTATAACTTAGGTCACTTGTAATTTTGAAACAGCAATCATTTAAATCAAAATTACTATGACATTAACTATTATTTTTATCGTTTTTGGAGGTTGTTTTCTCTTGGAACGTTTAATTCCCGGGTGGAAATTACCCGAAGTTCCCACTTGGACCATTCGAGTATTAGCTGTAAATTTTGTTCAACTGGGTGTAGTAACACTTGCGGGTTATTCTTGGGAAATTTGGCTCTCACAATACGCCCTATTTCATCTTTCCAATCATGTTAATCCTTTTATGGGAGGGCTTATCGCCTATTTTATTGCAACCTTTATTTTTTATTGGTGGCACAGATGGCGACATAAAATCGATTATTTATGGACACATTTTCATCAAATTCACCACAGTCCACAACGATTAGAAGTCATTACTTCGTTCTATAAGCATCCATTAGAAATGACGGTCAATTCAATCATTGGAAGTCTTTTAGTATTTACAACTTTAGGGTTAGATGTTGAAGCAGGAGCCATTTATACTTTGTTTACAGCATTGGGGGAATTTTTCTATCATACCAATGTAAAAACGCCACAATGGGTAGGCTATATTTTCCAACGACCAGAAATGCACAGAATTCACCACGAATACAACAAACATACCAGTAATTATGGCGATATCGTTTGGTGGGATATGCTTTTTGGTACCTATGAAAACCCGAAAGAATTCAAATCAACTTGTGGATTTGATGTAGAAAAAGAACAACGATTATTTGACATGTTGCAATTCAAAGATGTGCATAAGGAGTAAAATAAAAACCCTGAAACCAATATGAGATTTCAGGGTTTTAAAATACAATTAAGATTTAGCGTTAAAAATATTGAGCTATATAAAAGAATATCGGCATCCCAATAGTAATATTAACAGGAAATGTTATGGCTAAAGCCATTGGTAAAAACAAACCTAGATTAGCTTTAGGAACTGTTATTTTCATAGCCGCAGGAACAGCAATATAAGAAGCACTTGCTGCAAGAATGGCAAAAATGAAGCGATTAGATACATCATCCGTAACAAATCCACTCAACCAAGCAAAAACACCTCCATTTACTAACGGAATTAATAAGGCAAAAGCAAATGGAAACCAACCATGAGCAAAGAAAGATTTCAATTTTTTTCCGCTTGTAATTCCCATATCCAATAAGAAAATAGCTAAAAATCCTTTAAACAAATCATTGGTAAAAGGTTGAATTCCTTGTGCTTCTTTGGCACTTGTAAGATAACCAATAATCAAACTTCCTAAAATCAACAAAACACTTCCGTTAGTAAACGAATGACGTAAAATTTCAGTTTTGTTGATTTTTTTTGGTTTTTCTTTATTAA
It encodes the following:
- a CDS encoding sterol desaturase family protein; the protein is MTLTIIFIVFGGCFLLERLIPGWKLPEVPTWTIRVLAVNFVQLGVVTLAGYSWEIWLSQYALFHLSNHVNPFMGGLIAYFIATFIFYWWHRWRHKIDYLWTHFHQIHHSPQRLEVITSFYKHPLEMTVNSIIGSLLVFTTLGLDVEAGAIYTLFTALGEFFYHTNVKTPQWVGYIFQRPEMHRIHHEYNKHTSNYGDIVWWDMLFGTYENPKEFKSTCGFDVEKEQRLFDMLQFKDVHKE
- a CDS encoding Crp/Fnr family transcriptional regulator, whose amino-acid sequence is MKSFELLLQTLKRITILEPQEEELFLNAFKPHTIKKNEHFLQASEVCTKLGFLCKGLVRYYVFKNDEEATLEFTKEGEFVADYGSFISKEPSIQNIQALEDCEFLIIDYDELQKLYKVSKNANLLGRIIIEHRFIIMVNQLLTVHRYAPEDRYRYFLQHYKELAQRIPQYLIASYVGVKPQSLSRIRKRIY
- a CDS encoding sodium-dependent bicarbonate transport family permease, which produces MDFSLLFENLTNPALLYFILGIIAVSLKSDLEIPNNSSKFISLYLLFAIGFKGGQELSHETINSEIIWSMLFGISIAIVIPLYTFFILKHKLNVYDAGAIAAAYGSISAVTFVTAVSYLESHQLELHGYMVAIMALMESPAIIVGLVLISIFNKEKPKKINKTEILRHSFTNGSVLLILGSLIIGYLTSAKEAQGIQPFTNDLFKGFLAIFLLDMGITSGKKLKSFFAHGWFPFAFALLIPLVNGGVFAWLSGFVTDDVSNRFIFAILAASASYIAVPAAMKITVPKANLGLFLPMALAITFPVNITIGMPIFFYIAQYF